In Mixophyes fleayi isolate aMixFle1 chromosome 11, aMixFle1.hap1, whole genome shotgun sequence, one DNA window encodes the following:
- the LOC142107388 gene encoding cell adhesion molecule CEACAM7-like isoform X1 — MHNNRPALRCFRVPVMMNKGKFCGRPRVCVLAVLLTMWMNPAVGQIIDFRAKVDESVILSVTGYTGRIRFLDWYKGNDTNAGNQILRINSDGSQINGSKHFSEAKGFPNGSLLITNVQKELAGLYTVAIQADSLFQRTVNLIVEERVASDYPSSSPASSTVQSVLPDDDGSQSGLGAGAIAGICIGVLAALGAVVAGVHFGMKSKQTTPSSNDAHYNAVNKKPEEE; from the exons ATGCACAACAACCGCCCAGCGCTGCGCTGCTTCCGAGTCCCAGTAATGATGAATAAAGGGAAGTTCTGCGGGCGCCCGAGGGTCTGTGTCCTCGCAG TTCTCCTGACCATGTGGATGAATCCAGCAGTTGGTCAGATTATTGACTTCCGTGCGAAGGTCGACGAGTCTGTTATACTTAGTGTCACAGGCTACACTGGAAGGATTCGATTCTTAGACTGGTACAAAGGAAACGACACAAACGCAGGAAATCAAATTTTAAGGATCAACTCGGACGGGTCGCAAATAAATGGAAGCAAACACTTTAGCGAAGCCAAAGGGTTCCCGAATGGCTCGTTGTTGATTACAAACGTCCAGAAAGAGCTTGCGGGTCTTTACACAGTCGCTATCCAGGCAGATTCGCTGTTCCAGAGAACAGTAAACTTGATTGTAGAGG AACGTGTGGCCAGTGACTATCCATCTTCCAGCCCTGCTTCATCGACTGTTCAGTCTGTCCTTCCTG ATGATGACGGTAGTCAATCCGGATTAGGCGCTGGTGCCATAGCCGGAATCTGCATTGGAGTTCTGGCGGCATTGGGTGCTGTCGTCGCAGGTGTGCATTTCGGGATGAAAAGTAAACAAACAA CTCCATCGTCTAATGACGCGCATTACAACGCTGTGAATAAAAAGCCAGAA GAGGAATGA
- the LOC142107388 gene encoding cell adhesion molecule CEACAM7-like isoform X2, with translation MHNNRPALRCFRVPVMMNKGKFCGRPRVCVLAVLLTMWMNPAVGQIIDFRAKVDESVILSVTGYTGRIRFLDWYKGNDTNAGNQILRINSDGSQINGSKHFSEAKGFPNGSLLITNVQKELAGLYTVAIQADSLFQRTVNLIVEERVASDYPSSSPASSTVQSVLPDDDGSQSGLGAGAIAGICIGVLAALGAVVAGVHFGMKSKQTTPSSNDAHYNAVNKKPEE, from the exons ATGCACAACAACCGCCCAGCGCTGCGCTGCTTCCGAGTCCCAGTAATGATGAATAAAGGGAAGTTCTGCGGGCGCCCGAGGGTCTGTGTCCTCGCAG TTCTCCTGACCATGTGGATGAATCCAGCAGTTGGTCAGATTATTGACTTCCGTGCGAAGGTCGACGAGTCTGTTATACTTAGTGTCACAGGCTACACTGGAAGGATTCGATTCTTAGACTGGTACAAAGGAAACGACACAAACGCAGGAAATCAAATTTTAAGGATCAACTCGGACGGGTCGCAAATAAATGGAAGCAAACACTTTAGCGAAGCCAAAGGGTTCCCGAATGGCTCGTTGTTGATTACAAACGTCCAGAAAGAGCTTGCGGGTCTTTACACAGTCGCTATCCAGGCAGATTCGCTGTTCCAGAGAACAGTAAACTTGATTGTAGAGG AACGTGTGGCCAGTGACTATCCATCTTCCAGCCCTGCTTCATCGACTGTTCAGTCTGTCCTTCCTG ATGATGACGGTAGTCAATCCGGATTAGGCGCTGGTGCCATAGCCGGAATCTGCATTGGAGTTCTGGCGGCATTGGGTGCTGTCGTCGCAGGTGTGCATTTCGGGATGAAAAGTAAACAAACAA CTCCATCGTCTAATGACGCGCATTACAACGCTGTGAATAAAAAGCCAGAA GAATGA
- the LOC142107388 gene encoding cell adhesion molecule CEACAM7-like isoform X3 yields MHNNRPALRCFRVPVMMNKGKFCGRPRVCVLAVLLTMWMNPAVGQIIDFRAKVDESVILSVTGYTGRIRFLDWYKGNDTNAGNQILRINSDGSQINGSKHFSEAKGFPNGSLLITNVQKELAGLYTVAIQADSLFQRTVNLIVEERVASDYPSSSPASSTVQSVLPDDDGSQSGLGAGAIAGICIGVLAALGAVVAGVHFGMKSKQTNMGE; encoded by the exons ATGCACAACAACCGCCCAGCGCTGCGCTGCTTCCGAGTCCCAGTAATGATGAATAAAGGGAAGTTCTGCGGGCGCCCGAGGGTCTGTGTCCTCGCAG TTCTCCTGACCATGTGGATGAATCCAGCAGTTGGTCAGATTATTGACTTCCGTGCGAAGGTCGACGAGTCTGTTATACTTAGTGTCACAGGCTACACTGGAAGGATTCGATTCTTAGACTGGTACAAAGGAAACGACACAAACGCAGGAAATCAAATTTTAAGGATCAACTCGGACGGGTCGCAAATAAATGGAAGCAAACACTTTAGCGAAGCCAAAGGGTTCCCGAATGGCTCGTTGTTGATTACAAACGTCCAGAAAGAGCTTGCGGGTCTTTACACAGTCGCTATCCAGGCAGATTCGCTGTTCCAGAGAACAGTAAACTTGATTGTAGAGG AACGTGTGGCCAGTGACTATCCATCTTCCAGCCCTGCTTCATCGACTGTTCAGTCTGTCCTTCCTG ATGATGACGGTAGTCAATCCGGATTAGGCGCTGGTGCCATAGCCGGAATCTGCATTGGAGTTCTGGCGGCATTGGGTGCTGTCGTCGCAGGTGTGCATTTCGGGATGAAAAGTAAACAAACAA ACATGGGGGAATGA
- the LOC142107388 gene encoding cell adhesion molecule CEACAM7-like isoform X4 has product MHNNRPALRCFRVPVMMNKGKFCGRPRVCVLAVLLTMWMNPAVGQIIDFRAKVDESVILSVTGYTGRIRFLDWYKGNDTNAGNQILRINSDGSQINGSKHFSEAKGFPNGSLLITNVQKELAGLYTVAIQADSLFQRTVNLIVEDDDGSQSGLGAGAIAGICIGVLAALGAVVAGVHFGMKSKQTTPSSNDAHYNAVNKKPEEE; this is encoded by the exons ATGCACAACAACCGCCCAGCGCTGCGCTGCTTCCGAGTCCCAGTAATGATGAATAAAGGGAAGTTCTGCGGGCGCCCGAGGGTCTGTGTCCTCGCAG TTCTCCTGACCATGTGGATGAATCCAGCAGTTGGTCAGATTATTGACTTCCGTGCGAAGGTCGACGAGTCTGTTATACTTAGTGTCACAGGCTACACTGGAAGGATTCGATTCTTAGACTGGTACAAAGGAAACGACACAAACGCAGGAAATCAAATTTTAAGGATCAACTCGGACGGGTCGCAAATAAATGGAAGCAAACACTTTAGCGAAGCCAAAGGGTTCCCGAATGGCTCGTTGTTGATTACAAACGTCCAGAAAGAGCTTGCGGGTCTTTACACAGTCGCTATCCAGGCAGATTCGCTGTTCCAGAGAACAGTAAACTTGATTGTAGAGG ATGATGACGGTAGTCAATCCGGATTAGGCGCTGGTGCCATAGCCGGAATCTGCATTGGAGTTCTGGCGGCATTGGGTGCTGTCGTCGCAGGTGTGCATTTCGGGATGAAAAGTAAACAAACAA CTCCATCGTCTAATGACGCGCATTACAACGCTGTGAATAAAAAGCCAGAA GAGGAATGA